The following proteins are co-located in the Streptomyces sp. DT2A-34 genome:
- a CDS encoding universal stress protein: protein MYGPVFVGVDGSPSSMAAVEVAAREAGLRGVGLRLVHAFGWPGAHIPAGGRPWEPSGAGLRELIDGTLTKAERRAHETAPGVDIVREVVVGEPVTVLEIESRTASLAVVGSRGHSRFRALLLGSTAGHLAAHAACPVLVVRGRPNAEGPVLLAVDGSPAGRGAVEFAFALASLHGTDLVALHAWSTRTERAYDAPADPPFVTYDEDRLRDEEERVLAEALGGLRDTYPDVAVDRRLVRGRIRHTLIEASAEAGFVVVGARGRGGFAGLLLGSVSQAVLQHAHCPVAVVRSGEG, encoded by the coding sequence ATGTACGGCCCGGTTTTCGTAGGGGTGGACGGCTCGCCGTCGAGCATGGCGGCCGTGGAGGTCGCGGCGCGCGAGGCCGGGCTGCGGGGCGTGGGGCTGCGGCTGGTGCACGCCTTCGGCTGGCCGGGCGCGCACATACCGGCCGGCGGGCGGCCGTGGGAGCCGAGCGGCGCCGGGCTGCGCGAGCTGATCGACGGCACGCTCACCAAGGCCGAGCGGCGCGCTCACGAGACGGCGCCCGGCGTCGACATCGTGCGGGAAGTCGTCGTCGGCGAACCGGTGACGGTGCTGGAGATCGAGTCGCGCACCGCGTCCCTGGCCGTGGTCGGGAGCCGGGGCCACAGCCGCTTCCGTGCCCTGCTGCTCGGCTCCACCGCGGGTCATCTGGCCGCCCACGCCGCCTGCCCGGTGCTGGTGGTGCGCGGCAGGCCGAACGCCGAGGGGCCCGTCCTCCTCGCCGTCGACGGCTCGCCCGCGGGCCGGGGAGCCGTCGAGTTCGCCTTCGCCCTGGCCTCCCTGCACGGCACGGACCTGGTGGCGCTGCACGCCTGGAGCACCCGGACCGAGCGCGCCTACGACGCTCCCGCCGACCCGCCCTTCGTGACGTACGACGAGGACCGGCTGCGCGACGAGGAGGAGCGCGTGCTCGCCGAGGCGCTGGGCGGGCTGCGCGACACGTACCCCGACGTCGCCGTGGACCGCAGGCTGGTGCGCGGCCGGATCCGCCACACCCTCATCGAGGCGAGCGCCGAGGCCGGGTTCGTCGTGGTCGGGGCACGCGGACGCGGCGGGTTCGCCGGGCTGCTCCTTGGCTCGGTCAGCCAGGCCGTGCTCCAGCACGCGCACTGCCCGGTCGCCGTCGTGCGGTCCGGTGAGGGGTGA
- the ppk2 gene encoding polyphosphate kinase 2: MAGNKAGKLPRKTYEKELLCLQTELAKLQEWVRTEGARLVVVFEGRDAAGKGGTIKRVTEHLNPRVARIAALPKPTERERTQWYFQRYIGHLPAAGEIVLFDRSWYNRAGVEHVMGFCSKEEYQLFLRQCPLFERMLVEDGILLRKYWFSVSDEEQQDRFRRRLEDPLRRWKLSPMDMESITRWEEYSRAKDEMMVHTDITEAPWYVVESDDKRRARLNMIAHLLGSVPYQDVLLPVPDLPERPESTGYQRPPRDLQNYVPDHAAGL, from the coding sequence ATGGCCGGCAACAAGGCGGGGAAGCTGCCGCGCAAGACGTACGAGAAGGAACTGCTGTGCCTTCAGACGGAGTTGGCAAAACTGCAGGAGTGGGTGCGTACCGAGGGCGCCCGTCTGGTCGTCGTCTTCGAGGGGCGGGACGCGGCGGGCAAGGGCGGCACCATCAAGCGGGTCACCGAGCACCTGAACCCACGCGTGGCGCGCATCGCGGCCCTGCCCAAGCCGACCGAGCGCGAGCGCACCCAGTGGTACTTCCAGCGGTACATCGGGCATCTGCCCGCGGCCGGGGAGATCGTGCTGTTCGACCGCAGTTGGTACAACCGGGCCGGGGTCGAGCATGTCATGGGCTTCTGCAGCAAGGAGGAGTACCAGCTCTTCCTGCGCCAGTGCCCCCTCTTCGAGCGGATGCTGGTGGAGGACGGGATCCTGCTGCGCAAGTACTGGTTCTCGGTGAGCGACGAGGAGCAGCAGGACCGCTTCCGGCGCCGTCTGGAGGATCCGCTGCGGCGCTGGAAGCTGTCCCCGATGGACATGGAGTCGATCACCCGCTGGGAGGAGTACTCCCGGGCCAAGGACGAGATGATGGTGCACACCGACATCACCGAGGCGCCCTGGTATGTCGTCGAGAGCGACGACAAGCGCCGGGCCCGGCTGAACATGATCGCCCATCTGCTGGGCTCCGTGCCGTACCAGGACGTGCTCCTGCCGGTCCCGGACCTGCCGGAGCGGCCGGAGTCGACCGGCTACCAGCGGCCGCCGCGCGATCTGCAGAACTACGTCCCGGACCACGCGGCCGGCCTCTGA
- a CDS encoding HAD family phosphatase, whose protein sequence is MRDVRAVVFDTDGVITDSAKVHAAAWKAAFDGFLRAHPPEDPDRRRPFDEQDDYLRHVDGRSRLDGAEAFLAARGIEASAQTVRSVAADKERLFTQRLREQGVEAYPGTVRLVKALRAAAVPCAAASASRHAGELLSRAGVLDLFDVLVDGGEAARLGLAGKPEPDLFLEAVRRLGVPADRAAVVEDALAGVEAGRRGGFALVVGVDRAAGADTGARLLRHGADIVVHDLGELCAGGAPK, encoded by the coding sequence CTGCGTGACGTACGCGCCGTCGTCTTCGACACCGACGGGGTGATCACCGACTCGGCCAAGGTGCACGCCGCGGCCTGGAAGGCGGCCTTCGACGGTTTCCTGCGCGCCCACCCGCCCGAGGACCCCGACCGGCGACGCCCCTTCGACGAGCAGGACGACTACCTGCGGCACGTCGACGGCAGGTCCCGCCTCGACGGAGCCGAGGCCTTCCTCGCCGCGCGCGGCATCGAGGCGTCGGCCCAGACGGTGCGGTCCGTCGCCGCGGACAAGGAGCGCCTCTTCACACAGAGGCTGCGCGAGCAGGGCGTGGAGGCCTACCCGGGGACCGTACGGCTGGTGAAGGCGCTGCGTGCGGCGGCAGTGCCCTGTGCCGCGGCCTCCGCGTCCCGGCACGCCGGCGAGTTGCTGAGCCGGGCAGGGGTGCTCGATCTGTTCGACGTCCTCGTGGACGGCGGCGAGGCGGCCCGGCTGGGCCTGGCGGGCAAGCCGGAGCCCGACCTGTTCCTGGAGGCGGTCCGCCGGCTCGGCGTCCCCGCCGACCGGGCCGCCGTCGTCGAGGACGCGCTGGCGGGCGTGGAAGCGGGCCGGCGCGGTGGATTCGCCCTGGTGGTGGGCGTGGACCGGGCCGCCGGTGCGGACACCGGGGCCCGGCTGCTGCGGCACGGCGCCGACATCGTCGTCCACGACCTCGGAGAACTCTGCGCGGGAGGAGCGCCGAAGTGA
- a CDS encoding cytochrome c oxidase subunit 4: MKTEARLFIGVAGFFLVTAVGYGWRSKEPAGTAVLTIAFLMAALVAFFLHMQYRRRGLRAQDRPDAEVADTAGPLHFFAPHSPWPITTALGSVLAALGVVYGLWLFLLGVGVLGHGVFGMVFQYVGRDAQRSSSSADDSRSSSTR; the protein is encoded by the coding sequence GTGAAGACCGAGGCCCGTCTGTTCATCGGCGTGGCGGGGTTCTTCCTCGTCACCGCGGTCGGCTACGGCTGGCGTTCCAAGGAACCCGCCGGTACCGCCGTCCTGACCATCGCCTTCCTGATGGCCGCCCTCGTCGCGTTCTTCCTGCACATGCAGTACCGCAGGCGGGGCCTGAGGGCACAGGACCGCCCGGACGCCGAAGTCGCCGACACCGCGGGCCCGCTCCACTTCTTCGCGCCGCACAGCCCCTGGCCCATCACGACCGCACTGGGATCCGTCCTGGCGGCGCTCGGCGTCGTCTACGGCCTGTGGCTGTTCCTGCTGGGCGTCGGCGTGCTCGGGCACGGGGTATTCGGCATGGTGTTCCAGTACGTGGGCCGGGACGCTCAGCGTTCCAGCTCCTCCGCCGACGATTCCCGTTCCTCCTCGACGCGGTAG
- a CDS encoding ubiquinol-cytochrome c reductase cytochrome b subunit produces MLWRRSRARADARARHAAQRTADYVDARLPLSEGGGLLRKAFPDHWSFLLGEIALYSFVVLLLTGVWLTLFFHPSMTEVVYHGSYQPLNGMRMSSAYKSTLDISFDVRGGLLVRQVHHWAALVFLAAIGLHLLRIFFTGAFRRPREVNWLIGVTLFMLALAEGFAGYSLPDDLLSGTGLRIAQGIMLSIPVVGTYVSMFAFGGEFPGEELIPRLYALHILLLPGLLLALVSVHLILVFYLKHTHWAGRGRTSRNAVGKPMFPQFTATSGGLFLMVFGVLTLLSGVGQINPIWAFGPYRADVVSTGSQPDWYVGFLEGSLRLVPPWETVVAGHTVMWNVLLPAVVLPGLLFAVLYAYPFAERWVTGDREEHHLCDRPRDRPVRTGLGVAALSCYAVLLAAGGNDVIAHAFRISVNALTWVFRIAFVLLPPLAFMVTRRVCVALQEADRERLTEGEETGEVRQTIAGGYEESREPLDEEQRYVLRSYGYRVEEERESSAEELER; encoded by the coding sequence GTGCTGTGGAGGAGGAGCAGGGCCCGTGCCGACGCGCGAGCCCGTCATGCCGCTCAGCGCACCGCCGACTACGTCGACGCGCGACTGCCGCTCTCCGAGGGCGGCGGTCTGCTGCGCAAGGCCTTTCCCGACCACTGGTCCTTCCTGCTGGGTGAGATCGCCCTCTACAGCTTCGTCGTCCTGCTGCTGACCGGCGTGTGGCTGACGCTGTTCTTCCACCCGTCGATGACGGAAGTCGTCTACCACGGCTCGTACCAGCCCCTCAACGGGATGCGCATGTCCTCGGCGTACAAGTCGACGCTGGACATCAGCTTCGACGTGCGCGGCGGTCTGCTGGTCCGTCAGGTGCACCACTGGGCGGCCCTGGTGTTCCTCGCCGCGATCGGGCTGCATCTGCTGCGGATCTTCTTCACGGGCGCGTTCCGCCGGCCCCGCGAGGTCAACTGGCTGATCGGCGTGACCCTGTTCATGCTGGCGCTGGCCGAGGGCTTCGCCGGCTACTCGCTGCCGGACGACCTGCTGTCGGGAACGGGCCTGCGGATCGCCCAGGGCATCATGCTGTCGATCCCGGTGGTGGGGACGTATGTGAGCATGTTCGCGTTCGGCGGCGAGTTCCCGGGCGAGGAACTGATCCCGCGGCTGTACGCCCTGCACATCCTGCTGCTCCCCGGACTGCTGCTCGCGCTCGTCTCGGTGCACCTGATCCTGGTCTTCTACCTGAAGCACACGCACTGGGCGGGCCGCGGCCGCACCAGCCGCAACGCGGTCGGCAAACCCATGTTCCCGCAGTTCACAGCGACGTCGGGTGGCCTGTTCCTCATGGTGTTCGGGGTGCTGACGCTGCTCTCGGGGGTCGGGCAGATCAACCCGATCTGGGCGTTCGGCCCCTATCGCGCGGACGTCGTGTCGACGGGTTCGCAGCCGGACTGGTACGTCGGCTTCCTGGAGGGCTCCCTGCGACTGGTGCCGCCGTGGGAGACGGTGGTGGCCGGGCACACGGTGATGTGGAACGTGCTGTTGCCCGCGGTCGTGCTGCCGGGCCTCCTGTTCGCGGTGCTGTACGCGTACCCGTTCGCCGAGCGGTGGGTGACCGGTGACCGCGAGGAGCACCATCTGTGCGACCGGCCCCGCGACAGGCCCGTGCGCACGGGGCTCGGTGTCGCGGCGCTCAGCTGCTACGCCGTCCTGCTGGCGGCGGGCGGCAACGACGTCATCGCGCACGCCTTCAGGATCTCCGTGAACGCGCTGACCTGGGTGTTCCGGATCGCCTTCGTGCTGCTGCCGCCGCTCGCGTTCATGGTGACCAGGCGCGTCTGTGTGGCGCTGCAGGAGGCGGACCGGGAGCGGCTGACGGAGGGCGAGGAGACCGGCGAGGTGCGGCAGACCATCGCGGGCGGCTACGAGGAGAGCCGCGAGCCGCTCGACGAGGAGCAGCGGTATGTGCTGAGGAGCTATGGCTACCGCGTCGAGGAGGAACGGGAATCGTCGGCGGAGGAGCTGGAACGCTGA
- the ctaD gene encoding cytochrome c oxidase subunit I yields MAVDSRTEPARTTPPRRRGRLGRALLRWATTTDHKVIGNLYMTTAFGFFLLGGVLALLMRAELARPGLQLFSNDQYNQLFTVHGTVMMLLFATPLFAGFANAIMPLQIGSPDVAFPRLNALSYWLYLGGGLMVVAGFVVPGGAASFGWFAYAPLNSAVRSPGSGGDLWTMGLVVTGVSTTLGAVNFITTILCLRAPGMTMFRMPLFTWNVLFTSILVLPAFPVLTAALFALEADRKFGAHIYDAANGGSLLWQHLFWFFGHPEVYIVALPFFGIISEIIPVFSRKPLFGYVGLIGATIAITMLSAVVWAHHMFATGAVLLPFFSLMSFLIAVPTGVKFFNWIGTMRHGSLSFETPMLWACGFLVTFLLGGMSGVIIASPPLDFHLTDSYFIVAHLHYVLFGTVVFAMFGGFYFWWPKFTGKMLDERLGKIHFWTLFVGFQTTFLVQHWLGEQGMPRRYADYLTADGFTLLNTISSIGAFLLGLSTLPFLYNVWHTAHYATPVDRNDPWGYGRSLEWATSCPPPRHNFTAMPRIRSESPAFDLNHPDLARLDQRHQQ; encoded by the coding sequence ATGGCGGTGGACAGCAGGACCGAGCCGGCGCGCACGACGCCGCCCCGGCGGCGCGGGAGACTCGGCCGGGCGTTGCTGCGGTGGGCGACGACGACCGACCACAAGGTGATCGGCAACCTCTACATGACGACCGCCTTCGGCTTCTTCCTCCTCGGCGGCGTCCTCGCGCTGCTCATGCGGGCCGAACTCGCCCGCCCCGGGCTCCAGTTGTTCAGCAACGACCAGTACAACCAGCTGTTCACCGTGCACGGCACAGTCATGATGCTGCTCTTCGCGACCCCGCTGTTCGCCGGATTCGCCAACGCGATCATGCCGCTGCAGATCGGCTCCCCGGACGTGGCGTTCCCGCGGCTGAACGCCCTGTCGTACTGGCTGTACCTGGGCGGCGGCCTGATGGTCGTGGCCGGTTTCGTCGTGCCCGGGGGAGCGGCGAGCTTCGGCTGGTTCGCCTACGCACCCCTCAACAGCGCGGTGCGCAGCCCCGGCTCGGGCGGTGACCTGTGGACCATGGGCCTGGTGGTGACCGGTGTGTCCACCACCCTCGGCGCGGTCAACTTCATCACCACGATCCTGTGCCTGCGCGCCCCCGGCATGACCATGTTCCGGATGCCGCTGTTCACCTGGAACGTGCTGTTCACCTCGATCCTGGTCCTGCCCGCCTTCCCCGTCCTCACGGCCGCCCTGTTCGCCCTGGAGGCGGACCGCAAGTTCGGGGCGCACATCTACGACGCGGCGAACGGCGGCTCGCTGCTGTGGCAGCACCTGTTCTGGTTCTTCGGCCACCCCGAGGTGTACATCGTCGCGCTGCCGTTCTTCGGCATCATCTCCGAGATCATCCCGGTGTTCAGCCGCAAGCCGCTCTTCGGCTACGTCGGCCTCATCGGCGCCACCATCGCCATCACCATGTTGTCCGCGGTGGTGTGGGCCCACCACATGTTCGCCACCGGGGCCGTACTGCTGCCGTTCTTCTCCCTGATGTCCTTCCTCATCGCGGTGCCGACCGGGGTGAAGTTCTTCAACTGGATCGGCACCATGCGGCACGGCTCCCTGTCCTTCGAGACACCCATGCTGTGGGCCTGCGGCTTCCTGGTGACGTTCCTGCTCGGCGGCATGAGCGGCGTCATCATCGCCTCCCCGCCGCTCGACTTCCACCTCACCGACTCGTACTTCATCGTCGCCCATCTGCACTACGTGCTGTTCGGCACGGTCGTCTTCGCGATGTTCGGCGGCTTCTACTTCTGGTGGCCGAAGTTCACCGGCAAGATGCTCGACGAACGCCTCGGCAAGATCCACTTCTGGACCCTCTTCGTCGGCTTCCAGACCACGTTCCTGGTCCAGCACTGGCTCGGCGAACAGGGCATGCCCCGCCGCTACGCGGACTACCTGACCGCGGACGGCTTCACGCTGCTCAACACGATCAGCTCGATCGGCGCGTTCCTCCTCGGCCTGTCCACGCTGCCGTTCCTCTACAACGTCTGGCACACCGCCCACTACGCGACGCCCGTGGACCGGAACGACCCCTGGGGATACGGCCGCTCCCTCGAATGGGCCACCTCCTGCCCGCCCCCGCGCCACAACTTCACGGCGATGCCCCGGATCCGCTCCGAGTCCCCGGCGTTCGACCTGAACCACCCCGACCTCGCCCGCCTCGACCAAAGGCATCAGCAGTGA
- a CDS encoding DMT family transporter translates to MRTRPAPAPAPVQAIPATQVAPAAPVAPAAPVAPVAPAAPVAPVAPAAPVAPLDGTPEHTGGRLAGVATMIGSGLSNQTGAAIGSLAFPVLGAVGVVAVRQYVAALVLLAVGRPRLRSFTRRQWWPVILLALVFGTMNLSLYSAIDRVGLGLAVTLEFLGPLTLALAASRRRTDVCCGVIAAAGVVILMRPQPSTDYLGMALGLLAAGCWASYILLNRTVGRRVPGAQGAAAAAGLSAVMFLPIGIIVAVRNPPTAGAVACAVAAGVLSSAVPYLADLFTLRHVPPRAFGLFMSVNPVLAAVVGWVGLGQGLGGPEWAGIGAIVAANSLSILTSRN, encoded by the coding sequence ATGCGCACCCGACCCGCACCCGCACCCGCGCCGGTCCAGGCGATCCCGGCCACCCAGGTGGCCCCGGCAGCCCCGGTGGCCCCGGCAGCCCCGGTGGCTCCGGTGGCCCCGGCAGCCCCGGTGGCTCCGGTGGCCCCGGCAGCCCCGGTGGCTCCGCTCGACGGGACCCCCGAGCACACCGGCGGCCGTCTCGCAGGCGTGGCCACGATGATCGGCAGCGGTCTGTCCAACCAGACCGGCGCCGCGATCGGTTCCCTCGCCTTCCCCGTCCTCGGTGCCGTCGGCGTCGTCGCCGTACGCCAGTACGTCGCCGCCCTGGTGCTGCTGGCCGTCGGCAGGCCGAGGCTGCGTTCGTTCACCCGGCGCCAGTGGTGGCCGGTGATCCTGCTGGCCCTGGTGTTCGGCACCATGAACCTCTCGCTGTACTCCGCGATCGACCGCGTCGGCCTGGGTCTGGCGGTGACCTTGGAGTTCCTCGGCCCGCTCACCCTCGCCCTGGCCGCCTCGCGCCGCCGTACGGACGTCTGCTGCGGGGTGATCGCCGCGGCCGGCGTCGTCATCCTGATGCGCCCGCAGCCCTCGACCGACTACCTCGGGATGGCCCTGGGCCTGCTGGCCGCCGGCTGCTGGGCGTCGTACATCCTGCTCAACCGCACAGTGGGCCGACGCGTCCCCGGAGCCCAGGGCGCCGCCGCAGCGGCCGGCCTGTCCGCCGTGATGTTCCTGCCGATCGGCATCATCGTCGCCGTACGGAATCCGCCGACCGCCGGAGCCGTCGCCTGCGCGGTCGCGGCCGGTGTCCTCTCCTCGGCCGTGCCCTACCTCGCGGACCTGTTCACCCTGCGCCACGTGCCGCCGCGGGCCTTCGGCCTGTTCATGAGCGTCAACCCGGTCCTCGCGGCCGTGGTCGGCTGGGTCGGTCTGGGCCAGGGTCTGGGCGGGCCGGAGTGGGCGGGCATCGGCGCCATCGTCGCCGCCAACTCGTTGAGCATCCTGACGTCGCGGAACTGA
- a CDS encoding glycoside hydrolase family 65 protein, with amino-acid sequence MTDWSSGAEAAGWSWEYEGYKPADERLRESLCTLGNGYFATRGALPECAADEVHYPGTYVAGIYNRLTSNVAGRRVGNEDMVNVPNWLPLRFRLPGGHWIVPDTATVLDHRQLLHLSVGVLERRTRYDLGDDRVLTVRQQRIVHMADPHLAALRTEFTAEGFSGPLEVEAALDGSVTNSGVPRYRDLDGRHLTHIHTGTAAPDTVWLRCRTRTSDIRIGIAARLTADAPVTNRHERPYALQRLTLHMAPGHTVTVDKTVALHTSHDPAISDPLHAAVDRVGRAPGFDSLAQSHRTAWGQLWRRAELDVPGESGRILRLHLFHVLQTLSPHTADLDVGVPARGLHGEAYRGHVFWDELFVLPFLNLHFPEVSRALLRYRHRRLEQACTSAVQAGHRGAMYPWQSGSDGREETQQLHLNPRSGRWLPDHSRLQHHVGSAIAYNVWQYCEASGDMEFLHTKGAEMLLQIARFWADMAVYDDSLGRHRIKGVVGPDEYHESYPGADVPGLDDNAYTNVMAAWVLTRTMELLDTLPEPRRRELVERTGLDRGELELWEDVSHTLHVPFHDDVISQFAGYGDLAELDWHGYRGKYGDIRRLDRILEAEGDTVNRYKASKQADVLMLGYLFAPAELQGLFRRLGVPLDEDIWRRTLDYYIHRTSHGSTLSGLVHGWVLARCRRTEAWKFCQEALLGDIADVQGGTTGEGIHLGAMAGTLDLVQRGLTGLETRGGALWLDPVPLPELSSYGFALRYQGNWGVRLHLERGLLEIAVPSHDVSPIDVRLPGREVTLPPGETGRLVLPE; translated from the coding sequence GTGACCGACTGGAGCTCGGGGGCCGAGGCAGCGGGCTGGAGCTGGGAGTACGAAGGCTACAAGCCGGCCGACGAACGCCTTCGGGAGTCGCTGTGCACGCTCGGCAACGGCTACTTCGCCACGCGGGGCGCGCTTCCCGAGTGCGCCGCCGACGAGGTCCACTATCCGGGAACATATGTGGCCGGCATCTACAACCGGCTCACTTCCAATGTTGCGGGACGCCGTGTGGGGAACGAGGACATGGTCAACGTCCCCAACTGGCTGCCCCTGCGCTTCCGGCTCCCCGGCGGGCACTGGATCGTCCCCGACACCGCGACCGTGCTCGACCACCGGCAACTGCTCCACCTGTCCGTGGGGGTGCTGGAGCGCCGGACGCGGTACGACCTCGGCGACGACCGGGTGCTGACGGTGCGTCAGCAGCGTATCGTCCATATGGCCGACCCCCATCTGGCCGCTCTGCGCACCGAGTTCACGGCCGAGGGATTCTCCGGCCCGCTGGAGGTGGAGGCTGCCCTGGACGGTTCGGTCACCAACTCCGGTGTGCCGCGCTACCGGGACCTCGACGGCCGTCACCTGACCCACATCCACACCGGCACCGCCGCCCCGGACACGGTCTGGCTGCGCTGCCGTACCCGCACCTCCGACATCCGGATCGGCATCGCGGCCCGCCTGACCGCCGACGCGCCCGTCACGAACCGTCACGAACGGCCGTACGCCCTCCAGCGATTGACGCTCCACATGGCCCCCGGCCACACCGTCACCGTCGACAAGACGGTCGCCCTGCACACCTCCCACGACCCCGCCATCAGCGACCCGCTGCACGCCGCCGTCGACCGCGTGGGACGCGCCCCCGGCTTCGACTCCCTGGCCCAGTCGCACCGCACCGCCTGGGGTCAGCTCTGGCGCCGCGCCGAACTCGACGTCCCCGGCGAGTCGGGCCGCATCCTGCGGCTGCACCTCTTCCACGTCCTGCAGACCCTCTCCCCGCACACCGCCGACCTCGACGTCGGCGTGCCCGCCCGGGGACTGCACGGCGAGGCCTACCGCGGCCACGTCTTCTGGGACGAGCTGTTCGTCCTGCCCTTCCTCAACCTGCACTTCCCCGAGGTCTCCCGCGCCCTGCTCCGCTACCGCCACCGCCGCCTCGAACAGGCCTGCACCAGTGCCGTGCAAGCCGGTCACCGGGGTGCGATGTACCCCTGGCAGAGCGGCAGCGACGGACGTGAGGAGACCCAGCAGCTGCATCTCAACCCGCGCTCCGGACGCTGGCTGCCCGACCACTCGCGGCTCCAGCACCATGTCGGCTCGGCGATCGCGTACAACGTGTGGCAGTACTGCGAGGCGAGTGGCGACATGGAGTTCCTGCACACCAAAGGCGCCGAGATGCTGTTGCAGATCGCCCGCTTCTGGGCGGACATGGCGGTCTACGACGACAGCCTGGGCCGCCACCGCATCAAGGGCGTCGTCGGCCCCGACGAATACCACGAGTCCTACCCGGGTGCCGACGTGCCCGGCCTCGACGACAACGCGTACACCAACGTCATGGCCGCCTGGGTGCTCACCCGCACCATGGAACTGCTGGACACCCTGCCCGAGCCCCGCCGGCGCGAACTCGTCGAACGCACCGGCCTGGACCGGGGGGAGCTCGAACTGTGGGAGGACGTCTCGCACACCCTCCACGTCCCCTTCCACGACGACGTCATCAGCCAGTTCGCGGGCTACGGCGACCTCGCCGAGCTCGACTGGCACGGCTACCGCGGCAAGTACGGCGACATCCGGCGGCTGGACCGGATCCTGGAGGCGGAGGGCGACACCGTCAACCGCTACAAGGCCTCCAAACAGGCCGACGTCCTGATGCTCGGCTACCTCTTCGCACCGGCCGAACTGCAGGGCCTGTTCCGCCGGTTGGGGGTGCCTCTGGACGAGGACATTTGGCGGCGCACCCTCGACTACTACATCCACCGGACCAGCCACGGCTCCACCCTCAGCGGCCTGGTCCACGGCTGGGTGCTGGCCCGGTGCCGACGCACCGAGGCGTGGAAGTTCTGCCAGGAGGCTCTCCTGGGCGACATCGCCGACGTCCAGGGCGGCACCACCGGCGAGGGCATCCACCTCGGTGCGATGGCCGGCACCCTCGACCTCGTCCAGCGCGGGCTGACCGGCCTGGAGACCCGGGGCGGCGCCCTGTGGCTCGACCCCGTGCCGCTGCCCGAGCTGTCCTCGTACGGCTTCGCCCTGCGCTACCAGGGCAACTGGGGCGTACGGCTGCACCTGGAACGCGGCCTGCTGGAGATCGCGGTGCCGTCGCACGACGTCTCACCGATCGACGTACGGCTGCCGGGCCGCGAGGTCACCCTGCCGCCGGGGGAGACGGGACGACTGGTCCTTCCGGAGTGA
- a CDS encoding DUF6479 family protein translates to MDIAWTTIAAEGALGIGLVVAGLVVVALLIGAFVLGARIRRREPPPPRPEEQPHLPAEGPVHEVREHREPDEVPRSDRRLTPHELPAHGNVPSRTSPSQKRRRWTEGGSGSFGSGGPGTT, encoded by the coding sequence ATGGACATCGCATGGACGACCATCGCCGCGGAAGGTGCGCTCGGCATCGGACTGGTCGTCGCCGGTCTGGTCGTCGTGGCGCTGCTCATCGGCGCCTTCGTGCTGGGCGCCCGGATCAGGCGTCGGGAACCGCCTCCGCCACGCCCCGAGGAGCAGCCCCATCTGCCCGCGGAGGGCCCGGTCCACGAGGTCCGGGAGCACCGGGAGCCGGACGAGGTACCCAGAAGCGACCGCCGGCTGACCCCGCACGAGCTGCCCGCCCACGGCAACGTCCCCTCGCGCACCAGCCCCTCGCAGAAGCGGCGCCGCTGGACCGAAGGCGGCAGCGGGTCGTTCGGCAGCGGCGGTCCGGGCACCACCTGA
- a CDS encoding LysR family transcriptional regulator produces the protein MDARVKDVELRQLRCLVAIVDEGSFTDAALALGVSQAAVSRSLASLERALGVRLLRRTSREVSPTGTGLRVLAHARRVLGEVDDLVREAGSGHDRLRMGYAWAALGRHTPAFQRRWAAAHPGTDLHLVRVNSATAGLAEGACDLSVVRRPVDDRRFDSAIVGLERRLCALAADDPLARRRAVRLADLSGRTLLVDRRTGTTTTDLWPPDARPATEETHDVDDWLTVISTGRRIGVTAEATAHQYPRPGIVYRPVRDAEPIAVRLAWWRDDQPPAAQAVIELVTALYRGD, from the coding sequence ATGGATGCTCGAGTCAAGGATGTGGAGCTGAGGCAGCTGCGCTGTCTCGTCGCGATCGTCGACGAGGGTAGCTTCACCGACGCCGCCCTCGCCCTCGGCGTCTCCCAGGCAGCCGTCTCCCGCTCGCTGGCCTCGCTCGAACGGGCCCTGGGGGTAAGGCTGTTGAGGCGGACCTCGCGTGAGGTGAGCCCCACGGGGACCGGGCTGCGTGTCCTGGCGCACGCCCGGCGGGTGCTCGGCGAGGTGGACGACCTGGTCCGGGAGGCCGGCTCCGGGCACGACCGGCTGCGGATGGGCTACGCCTGGGCGGCGCTCGGCCGGCACACCCCGGCCTTCCAGCGCCGCTGGGCCGCCGCGCACCCCGGGACCGATCTGCACCTCGTGCGCGTCAACTCCGCCACCGCCGGTCTCGCGGAGGGCGCCTGCGATCTGTCCGTCGTACGCCGACCGGTGGACGACCGGCGGTTCGACTCCGCGATCGTCGGGCTGGAGCGGCGGCTGTGCGCCCTGGCCGCCGACGACCCGCTGGCCCGGCGTCGCGCGGTCCGGCTGGCCGACCTCAGCGGTCGTACCCTCCTCGTCGACCGCCGCACCGGCACCACGACCACCGACCTGTGGCCGCCCGACGCCCGTCCGGCGACCGAGGAGACGCATGACGTCGACGACTGGCTCACGGTGATCTCCACCGGCCGCCGCATCGGCGTGACCGCCGAGGCCACCGCCCACCAGTACCCGCGCCCCGGCATCGTCTACCGGCCGGTACGGGACGCCGAACCGATCGCCGTACGGCTGGCCTGGTGGCGCGACGACCAGCCCCCCGCCGCGCAGGCGGTGATCGAGCTGGTCACGGCGCTGTACCGGGGCGACTGA